A window of the Ostrea edulis chromosome 1, xbOstEdul1.1, whole genome shotgun sequence genome harbors these coding sequences:
- the LOC130047381 gene encoding uncharacterized protein LOC130047381, with product MATRRDPLYNFQTLPGFRYRLVVVAEERVGENWVVRSENDLSTFSPFDQSGVREIICRVRAEYEGRAPRRRTARISTATRPRRRAPQPPSPPPPYSPATPTTPPPAIPSAPVEYSPVPMSDSPASPVEYSPRSPSPAPPPSPAQSPSLLVAATSSPPRPAAPARPPPPTIRFAGRTPPPRPTHAPVATHPPRNHPMTVPGWADRAVPIWFKCPVCWQDRVHSGITCRGCGQRPACCSCVEELQERRHTRGRCPLCRFTGSRE from the coding sequence atggCTACAAGAAGAGACCCGCTCTACAATTTCCAGACCTTGCCTGGCTTTCGGTACCGGCTGGTAGTGGTGGCTGAGGAACGGGTAGGGGAGAATTGGGTTGTGCGTTCTGAGAACGACCTGAGCACCTTCTCCCCTTTCGACCAGAGTGGGGTCCGTGAGATCATCTGCCGGGTGCGGGCCGAGTATGAAGGGAGGGCACCCCGCCGCCGCACCGCTCGAATCTCCACGGCCACGAGACCGCGCCGACGGGCCCCACAGCCAccctcaccaccaccaccttacTCCCCGGCGACGCCTACAACACCACCACCAGCGATCCCATCGGCACCAGTGGAATACAGCCCGGTGCCGATGAGCGACTCACCAGCGTCACCGGTGGAGTATTCACCGCGGTCACCGTCCCCCGCACCACCTCCCAGTCCAGCCCAGAGTCCGTCGCTGTTGGTGGCAGCTACGTCATCACCACCGAGACCAGCAGCCCCTGCAAGACCCCCACCACCTACCATCCGGTTTGCAGGGAGGACTCCGCCACCGAGACCAACCCACGCACCGGTGGCAACTCATCCCCCGAGGAACCACCCTATGACTGTCCCTGGCTGGGCAGATAGGGCGGTTCCCATCTGGTTTAAGTGTCCTGTCTGCTGGCAAGACAGGGTACACTCTGGAATTACGTGTAGGGGATGTGGGCAGCGCCCAGCTTGCTGCTCGTGCGTGGAAGAGTTACAGGAGCGGCGACACACCCGGGGACGGTGCCCGTTATGCCGGTTTACCGGAAGCAGGGAATGA
- the LOC130047382 gene encoding uncharacterized protein F54H12.2-like — protein MMHRESCACGTSSLELFKVPPTNVTLEDSKWMEYYPISSTLNSDTAPIEFEIKGQGDEYLDLSQTYLQMVCKFTKANGTNLAGGHSTSTPVNNILHSLFSEIDVSLNGKVITPGTDTYPYKAYLEKLLSYAPKTLETQMRACSLWEKDTAGHMDEVKLEALAQTPVEFPVLNNKISIAAVIPTPEYPDDSKNVGLRKRHEKITDSKEIVLMDRLHLDLFEQEKCLPNGLDVRLRFNRARPQFYMMTAAGSSGKVVIQSMILWVRKVKPVPSIINLINQQLSTQTAKYPLRRVEVKTFTIPSGTQSKITDHLFQGQMPKLIVLGQDWAPDITLEEYKNGYTLWCVDFTKDQEAQTDKFHLIQTGNLRVEVQFAANVARTLNCVVYAVFDNLLEINKQREVSIDY, from the exons ATGATGCACAGAGAATCTTGCGCTTGTGGTACCAGCAGTTTAGAACTGTTTAAAGTGCCCCCGACCAACGTCACTTTAGAAGATTCGAAATGGATGGAATATTACCCCATTTCCAGTACCCTCAACTCGGATACGGCTccgattgaatttgaaatcaaaggacaaggagatgaatatctggatttatcCCAAACTTATCTCCAGATGGTCTGTAAATTCACGAAAGCCAATGGAACGAATCTCGCAGGAGGCCATTCGACCTCCACCCCCGTGAATAACATTCTCCATTCCTTGTTCAGTGAAATCGATGTCAGTCTCAATGGAAAAGTCATTACCCCGGGGACGGATACTTATCCCTACAAAGCGTATCTGGAGAAATTGTTGTCTTATGCACCCAAGACTCTGGAAACCCAGATGAGAGCCTGTAGCTTGTGGGAAAAAGATACGGCAGGACATATGGATGAGGTCAAATTAGAAGCTCTGGCTCAAACTCCTGTGGAATTTCCAGTACTGAATAACAAAATCAGCATCGCGGCCGTCATCCCGACTCCCGAGTATCCGGATGATTCCAAGAATGTAGGGTTGAGAAAACGTCACGAGAAGATTACAGACAGTAAGGAGATCGTGTTGATGGATCGATTACATCTGGATTTGTTTGAGCAAGAGAAATGTCTCCCTAATGGTTTGGATGTCCGTCTCAGATTCAATCGCGCTCGACCCCAGTTCTACATGATGACCGCTGCCGGGAGTAGTGGGAAAGTGGTCATTCAAAGTATGATCTTGTGGGTGAGGAAAGTCAAACCTGTGCCGAGTATCATTAATCTCATCAATCAGCAACTGAGTACTCAAACGGCGAAATATCCATTGAGACGAGTGGAAGTGAAAACCTTCACCATTCCTAGTGGCACCCAATCTAAAATCACCGATCATCTGTTTCAAGGACAGATGCCTAAACTGATCGTGTTGG GTCAGGACTGGGCTCCGGACATTACCCTAGAAGAGTATAAAAACGGTTACACCCTCTGGTGTGTGGATTTCACGAAAGATCAAGAAGCCCAGacggataaatttcatctcatacagaCGGGGAACTTGAGAGTGGAAGTGCAATTTGCCGCCAACGTAGCCAGGACCTTAAACTGTGTGGTGTATGCCGTGTTCGACAATCTGctagaaatcaacaaacaacgaGAAGTCAGCATCGATTACTAA
- the LOC125664165 gene encoding uncharacterized protein LOC125664165: protein MLHPRRSAQTVLLCDLCETVDLQSHCELCNVHLCKACVGEHLSDLSKKHNVVSFLHRKSTPNYPKCPTHADKHSELYCEECDVPVCSTCVSKKHRGHNLCDVLEKFSSKTESLQKDLEELESRICPRYEEMASGVQTEKSELETNYGKLTTAADQQGEALHREVTAIVNQRKSDIQEMKNKHMAALDKNTDEITQRITELRKIIEDLKKILNTKDVSLTSTYKSRNGEFRQLPPKVRVTLPSLSPQKINTEKLREMFGSLSPLSINTEQGDTMKSAEAVSSPPVKPLLDEPRVTATIDTGYDTNELFSVSCLSEDQVWTCGDNETMKLLNLQSKLLTSIQTKSGNKPTDIAVTRDGDLVYTDEYKHTINLIKNKKIQTVITLQGWRSRNVCCTAANDLLVTMDSDDGEPSKVVRYSGSTEKQSIQFDDQGRPLYSSGGFYKYLSENKNLDICVADRGASAVVVVNQSGKLRFRYTGHPSNTKQSFNPFGITTDSQSHILTADCWNHRIHILDQDGQFLRYIQCDLCTPWGLCVDIRDNLFVAERFTAKVKKIQYL, encoded by the coding sequence ATGCTGCACCCCCGGCGCAGTGCCCAGACcgtcctactgtgtgacctctgtgaaactgtcgacctacagagtcactgtgaactTTGTAATGTACACTTATGTAAGGCCTGTGTTGGGGAACACCTTTCTGATTTATCTAAAAAACACAATGTCGTGTCCTTTTTACACAGGAAGTCTACTCCTAACTACCCAAAATGTCCGACACACGCAGATAAACATAGCGAACTTTACTGTGAGGAATGTGACgttcctgtctgttctacctgtGTCTCAAAAAAACATAGAGGGCACAATTTATGTGATGTTCTGGAAAAATTCAGTTCTAAAAcggaaagtttacaaaaagatttagAGGAGCTAGAGAGCAGAATTTGTCCccgatatgaagaaatggcgtcCGGTGTCCAAACTGAGAAATCCGAGTTAGAAACGAATTACGGGAAACTGACAACAGCTGCCGACCAACAAGGAGAAGCCTTACACCGGGAGGTCACTGCCATTGTCAACCAGCGGAAATCCGACATCCAGgagatgaaaaataaacatatggCTGCCTTAGATAAAAACACAGATGAAATTACACAGAGAATTACAGAACTTAGAAAGATCATTGAGGACCTGAAGAAAATACTGAACACCAAGGACGTCTCTCTAAcgtctacttacaaatctaggaatggCGAGTTCCGACAATTACCTCCTAAAGTCCGAGTCACATTACCGAGTTTatctcctcagaaaataaacacagaaaagctccgtgaaatgtttggttctctgtcgccattatccattaacacagaacaaggcgacacaatgaagtcagcagaagctgtatcgtctcctccagtcaaaccactgcttgatgagccgcgcgtcaccgccaccatagacactgggtatgaTACAAACGAACTAttcagtgttagctgtctgagtgaagatcaagtctggacatgcgGGGATAACGAAaccatgaagctgctcaacctccagagtaaactactgacatcaatacaaaccaagtcagggaacaAACCAAcagacatagcagtgacacgggacggagatcttgtttatactgacgaGTATAAACACACTATAAACttaataaagaataaaaagatacagaccgtgatcacactacaggggtggagatCTCGCAatgtctgctgtaccgcggctaacgatctcctggttaccatggacAGTGATGATGGAGAACcatccaaagtcgtgcgttactccggctccacagagaaacaaagcattcagtttgatgatcagggtcgtcctctctactcaTCTGGTGGTTTCTATAAATACCTTagtgagaacaagaacctggatatctgtgtggctgaccgtggagctagtgcagtagtggtggtcaatcagtcaggaaaactccgatttagatacactggtcatccctctaataccaagcAATCATTTAATCCattcggcatcactacagacagccagagtcacatcctgacagcagactgttggaatcaccgtatccacatcctagatcaggacggacagttcctccgttacattcaatGTGATTTATGCACTCCatggggtttatgtgtggacatcagagacaacctctttgtggctgagcggttcactgctaaagtgaagaaaatccaatatctataa
- the LOC130047385 gene encoding death-associated inhibitor of apoptosis 1-like, with protein sequence MTDYESLHNPGTPRYALLSDRVTSFENAPEHLQNLLPTIAEAGYFYKGYGDNTCCFYCNFGLHHWGAVDNPWIQHAYWYPHCPYLKCNKGKQWLKHEFTMVVAGPSKSGKTEFVKQLVQNTQWIAPPPEKIVWCYREWQSAYESLQDKVTFIRNIPQDDEQIVADLTYEDATRVPHGYLLVDLSPQTSDDLRLRSQLFTNLAVHMPPRV encoded by the exons ATGACGGACTACGAATCACTACATAACCCGGGTACACCACGTTATGCTCTACTGTCAGATCGAGTAACGTCGTTTGAAAATGCTCCCGAACACTTGCAGAACCTATTACCTACCATTGCAGAAGCGGGATACTTTTACAAAGGGTACGGGGATAACACGTGCTGTTTTTATTGCAACTTTGGACTTCACCATTGGGGAGCTGTCGACAATCCTTGGATACAACATGCTTATTGGTATCCTCACTGTCCTTACCTGAAGTGTAATAAGGGTAAACAATGG ttgaaacatgaatttaccaTGGTGGTGGCTGGACCCTCTAAATCGGGTAAAACAGAATTTGTCAAGCAACTGGTGCAAAATACACAGTGGATTGCACCGCCTCCCGAAAAGATAGTATGGTGTTATCGAGAATGGCAGTCCGCGTACGAATCCTTACAGGACAAGGTCACTTTTATCCGCAATATACCTCAAGACGATGAGCAGatagtggcggatctca CCTATGAGGACGCCACCCGTGTACCTCACGGGTATTTACTAGTGGACTTGAGTCCTCAGACGTCGGACGATTTAAGATTAAGAAGTCAACTCTTTACCAACTTGGCTGTGCACATGCCCCCGAGAGTATAA